The window CCGGCGCGTTATCGCTGTATAACCATTCCTGTATCGAGGGATTACCTCATAGTATAATTCTTTATCGGGGAAAGGCAGTGTATCCAGGTCATCAATATAAGGCCTTAGGGGATTCCTGATGATTTCGCCATCATGTCTAAACCAGATATTTCTAATTGAATAATCTACCTTTTTCTTTCGAAAGCTATTTGCCAGGTCCAGAAGCGGGTATTCTCCCTCCCCAATAATTACGGAGTCTACGCAACTGTTTTTCAACACCTTCTCAGGCACAGATGTAGGATGAATACCGCCAAAAGTAATGTGCGCGGGGGGAAGATGTTCCTTTAGCTGTTGAGCTAATCTTAACGCCCAAATATATTCAGAACTAACTACAGAGAACGCCACGATATCGGGGCAATAGTCTATGATTTGCTTTATGAGAAATTTCTCATAATTAAAGACTTTATCTAAATATTTAATGCTAATAAACGGATCGTTAAACAATTTAGGATCGAATGCTAAACGGGTAAAATGGCCATGCGATTTTAAAACTGCTGATAAATATTCAATGCCTAAGTTCTCAAAAGCGCCATAAACGAACATTAGTTTCATATTAACTTCTCAATCTAATTTTATATCGCTTTTCACTGTCCACAGCCCAATAGCAGACCTGAAATATCTCTTACATTCATCGAAGGATTTTATGCCAAAAATAATTTTTGCTAAACGGGAAGGCCTGAAATAAAATTTACGATACGCTTTAATTGTATAATGTTCGATTTCCTTCTCAGAAACATCTGTCCAGGGTGTCGGAAGACGCTCTTCGCCCGCTATTCCCAGAATATGCTCTCTCCAGTAGTCTCTATTTGTAATTCTTTTTACCTCATCATACAAAATTGTTGTTGGCTTAGCCACAGTTTTGTGAAATTGTGCATAGTCCAAATTCAATTTCGAGGCGAAATTAATAGTATCTTTTATGGTCTCTATAGTATCGCCCGGCGCGCCTATAAGGAAAAAACCGAGAGTTAATATGCCTTTTTGTTTAGTCAGGTTAGCAATCTTCCTAATGTACTCTAAGGTTATGCCCTTGCTTACATTATCCAAAATATTTTGATTCCCACATTCTATTCCATAATAGATTCTACTGCAACCTGCGCTTTTCATCTCATTCAATAATTCTTCATCTATTTGATCGGCTCTTGCTCTACAAGCCCAAGACAGACCAATTCTTTTTTTTCTTATAGCTTTACAGATCTCAATTACTCGCCTTTTATCAAAGGTAAAAATGGGGTCGAAAAATTCTATCTCGCGTATATTGAATTTTCTAAAACACTGCTCAATTTCATCAACAACGCCCTCTGCCTTTCTGGCAGAATAAGGTATGTTTTTCACATGACAGAATCCACACTTGCTTGGACAACCTTTAGAAGTAATCATTATCGTGAAGTTTTTTCTTTTAGACATAACTGTGTAATACTTATGATTAGGCAATAGCTGCCTGGCGGGAAAAGGTAAGGTATCAAAATCTTCTTTTAATGTGTCGGGAGAGTTAATAAAAACCTCTCCCTCACGCTTATAACAAACCCCTTTAATCTCACTAATATCTGCTTTATGCTTTAAAGCGTCTAATAAATGTGGTAAGGACTTTTGGGCTGAACCAATAATGCCATAATCTATTTCTTTATGCGACATTACCTCTTTAGGGTAAAGCTCCAATAAAATATTTCCTACTATCATTGGTAAATTTGTAGTCTCTTTTAAGGACTTTATCCATCCCAATGTCTGGCGAAACATATATACCGTAAGCATAAAACCCAGCATATCCGGTTTAAAACTATTAATCTGCTGTAAAACTTTTTGTTTTGACAATCGGGGGCGGCAATTAGCGTCGATTATTATTACTTCGTGCCCTGCTCTTTGAGCAATAGCAGCAGCATACGCTAAACCCAAAGGCGGAGGCTGTG is drawn from Patescibacteria group bacterium and contains these coding sequences:
- a CDS encoding cobalamin-dependent protein (Presence of a B(12) (cobalamin)-binding domain implies dependence on cobalamin itself, in one of its several forms, or in some unusual lineages, dependence on a cobalamin-like analog.), which encodes MKIAFIFPPFDHKRFEEDIDVVSREFTQPPPLGLAYAAAIAQRAGHEVIIIDANCRPRLSKQKVLQQINSFKPDMLGFMLTVYMFRQTLGWIKSLKETTNLPMIVGNILLELYPKEVMSHKEIDYGIIGSAQKSLPHLLDALKHKADISEIKGVCYKREGEVFINSPDTLKEDFDTLPFPARQLLPNHKYYTVMSKRKNFTIMITSKGCPSKCGFCHVKNIPYSARKAEGVVDEIEQCFRKFNIREIEFFDPIFTFDKRRVIEICKAIRKKRIGLSWACRARADQIDEELLNEMKSAGCSRIYYGIECGNQNILDNVSKGITLEYIRKIANLTKQKGILTLGFFLIGAPGDTIETIKDTINFASKLNLDYAQFHKTVAKPTTILYDEVKRITNRDYWREHILGIAGEERLPTPWTDVSEKEIEHYTIKAYRKFYFRPSRLAKIIFGIKSFDECKRYFRSAIGLWTVKSDIKLD